A single region of the Thermoleophilum album genome encodes:
- the rlmD gene encoding 23S rRNA (uracil(1939)-C(5))-methyltransferase RlmD: MSERCGGTIPDHDGTVATTAGTAVDDGGARLPRRGEELDVEVSALAYGGAGVARLGRGGFVLFVRGGFPGDRVRVRVTRRRRSYAEAEVVELLEPSGDRVATAVDHPGAPWLALRYETQLHWKQLQVRDALERLGGFRSPPLEPIVPARERTRYRNKLEYSFGVGSDGRVVLGFHRRGRFDLVTPIEQDILASERVDQVRNAVRDWCLAVGLSAYDRRSREGLLRNLVVREGRRTGDLSVRLVTAPGALDAAALAAALPATGVVWTRTDALAEVTSGGESELVAGREWIEEELCGLRFRISPDAFFQTNTEMAEELYRLALAYADLDGTETVLDLFCGTGTIGLVMALEARAVLGLELNPRAVADAIANARLNAIDNATFYCGDVADALPELCERAPTPPAVAVVDPPRAGLSKRMLEHLLSARPERIVYVSCNPTTLAPNARTIVAAGYELERVRPVDMFPQTPHIECVAAFKRTVDGPSAR; encoded by the coding sequence GTGAGCGAGCGCTGCGGCGGAACGATCCCCGATCATGACGGGACCGTCGCGACCACGGCAGGGACAGCCGTCGACGACGGTGGTGCGCGCCTGCCTCGTCGCGGGGAGGAGCTCGACGTCGAAGTGTCGGCGCTCGCCTACGGGGGCGCGGGTGTGGCGCGCCTCGGTCGCGGCGGCTTCGTGCTGTTCGTGCGCGGCGGCTTTCCGGGCGATCGCGTGCGCGTGCGCGTCACCCGTCGTCGCCGCTCCTACGCCGAGGCCGAGGTCGTCGAGCTGCTCGAGCCGAGCGGCGACCGTGTCGCGACCGCCGTCGACCATCCCGGCGCGCCGTGGCTTGCGCTTCGCTACGAGACCCAGCTGCACTGGAAGCAGCTGCAGGTGCGCGACGCCCTCGAACGGCTCGGCGGCTTTCGGTCGCCACCGCTCGAGCCGATCGTGCCGGCGCGTGAGCGGACGCGCTATCGCAACAAGCTCGAGTACTCGTTCGGGGTGGGCAGCGACGGGCGTGTCGTGCTCGGCTTCCACCGCCGCGGCCGTTTCGATCTCGTGACCCCTATCGAGCAAGACATCCTCGCCTCCGAGCGGGTCGACCAGGTGCGCAACGCGGTGCGCGACTGGTGTCTCGCCGTCGGGCTTTCGGCCTACGACCGACGTTCACGCGAGGGCTTGTTGCGCAATCTTGTCGTGCGCGAGGGGCGGCGGACGGGAGATCTCTCGGTGCGCCTAGTCACCGCGCCCGGTGCGCTCGACGCGGCCGCGCTGGCGGCCGCGCTGCCAGCGACGGGGGTCGTCTGGACGCGCACCGACGCGCTCGCCGAGGTGACGAGCGGGGGCGAAAGCGAACTTGTCGCTGGGCGCGAGTGGATCGAAGAGGAGCTCTGCGGCTTGCGCTTCCGGATCTCTCCCGACGCCTTCTTCCAAACCAACACCGAGATGGCGGAGGAGCTCTACCGGCTCGCGCTCGCCTACGCCGATCTCGACGGCACGGAAACGGTGCTCGATCTCTTCTGCGGGACCGGCACGATCGGACTGGTGATGGCGCTGGAGGCGCGCGCTGTGCTGGGCCTCGAACTGAATCCGCGTGCCGTCGCGGACGCGATCGCCAACGCTCGGCTGAACGCGATCGACAACGCGACCTTCTACTGCGGCGACGTGGCCGATGCGCTTCCAGAGCTTTGCGAGCGCGCTCCGACACCCCCCGCGGTGGCGGTAGTCGATCCGCCGCGGGCCGGTCTCTCCAAACGTATGCTCGAGCACCTCTTGTCCGCTCGACCCGAGCGGATCGTCTACGTCTCCTGCAACCCGACGACGCTCGCGCCGAACGCGCGCACGATCGTCGCGGCCGGCTACGAGCTCGAGCGGGTGCGTCCTGTCGACATGTTCCCGCAGACGCCG